GCCATGGGTCAATGGGATAATTCCACGTTTTGCTCCCTCGGCACAGGCATATCTGGCAAGAGAACCCATCATGATTCTGGTCACCGGCGGCGCCGGCTTCATCGGCGCCAACTTCGTGCTCGACTGGCTGGCCGGCTCCGACGAGCCGGTGGTCAATCTGGACAAGCTCACCTACGCGGGCAACCTGCACAACCTGGATGGCCTGTCGGGCGACGCGCGCCATCTCTTCGTGCAGGGCGACATCGGCGACGGCGCCCTGGTCTCCCGCCTGCTGGCCGGGCATCGTCCGCGCGCCATCGTCAACTTCGCCGCCGAATCGCACGTGGACCGCTCCATCCACGGCCCGGAAGACTTCATCCAGACCAACGTGGTCGGAACCTTCAGGCTTTTGGAGGTCGTAAGGCACTACTGGCAAGCGCTTTCAGCTACAGAAAAAGAAGCATTCCGGTTCCTGCACGTGAGCACCGACGAGGTCTATGGCACCCTGGCGCCCAGCGCCCCGGCCTTCACCGAGGCGCACGGCTACGAGCCCAACAGCCCCTACAGCGCCAGCAAGGCCGCCAGCGACCACCTGGTGCGCGCCTGGCACCACACCTATGGCCTGCCCGTGCTCACCACCAACTGCAGCAACAACTACGGCCCGCTGCACTTCCCAGAGAAGCTCATCCCGCTGATGATCGTCAACGCCCTGGCCGGAAAGAGCCTGCCGGTGTACGGCGACGGCATGCAGGTGCGCGACTGGCTGTACGTCAAGGACCACTGCAGCGCCATCCGCCGCGTGCTCGAAGCAGGGCGCCTGGGCGAGACCTACAACGTCGGCGGCTGGAACGAGAAGCCCAACATCGAGATCGTCAAGACCGTCTGCGCGCTGCTCGACGAACTGCGCCCGCGCGCCGACGGCCAGAGCTACGCCACGCAGATCACCTACGTGCAGGACCGCCCCGGCCACGACCGCCGCTACGCCATTGACGCGCGCAAGATCGAGCGCGAACTTGCCTGGCGCCCGGCCGAGACCTTCGAGACCGGCATCCGCAAGACCGTGCAGTGGTACCTGGACAACCCGCAATGGGTGCAGCAGGTGCAGAGCGGCGCCTACCGCGACTGGGTCGCCAAGCAATACGCATCCGCATGAACATCCTGCTACTCGGCAAGAACGGCCAGGTCGGCTGGGAGCTGCAGCGCAGCCTGGCCGTGCTGGGCGAGGTCACGGCCCTGGGCCATGACGAAGCCGACTTCACCCAGCCCCAGGCCGTGGCGCAGGCCGTGCGAGCCCTGTGCCCCGACGTCATCGTCAACGCCGCCGCCCACACCGCCGTGGACAAGGCCGAGAGCGAGCCCGAGCGCGCCCGCCTGCTCAACGCCACCACCCCCGGCGTGCTCGCCGAAGAGGCTGTCAGGCTGGGCGCCTGGCTCGTCCACTACAGCACCGACTACGTCTTCGACGGCAGCGGCAGCCGCCCCTGGCGCGAAACCGACGCCCCCGCGCCCCTGTCCGTCTACGGCGCCACCAAGCTGGAGGGCGAACGCCTGATCCAGCAATCGGGCTGCCGCCACCTGATATTGCGCACCAGCTGGGTCTACGCCGCGCGCGGCGGCAACTTCGCCAAGACCATGCTGCGCCTCGCGCAGGAGCGCGAACGCCTGACGGTGATCGACGACCAGTGGGGCGCTCCCACCGGGGCCGATCTGCTGGCCGACGTGACGGCCCACGCCATCCGCCACCTGCAGCAGCGCCCGCAGGACGGCGGCCTGTACCACTGCGTGGCCGGCGGGGAAACCACTTGGCATTCCTATGCAAAATACGTGGTAGAGCATGCCAGGCAAGCGCAATCAGCTATTAATATAATAGCAAAAGAGATTGCGCCCGTGCCCACCAGCGCCTTCCTCACGCCGGCCAGGCGACCGCACAACTCGCGCCTGGACAACGCCAAGCTGCAGGCCGCCTTCGGCCTCCGGCTCCCGCCCTGGCAGCAGGGCGTGGCGCGCATGCTCACCGAAATTCTCTGATCGCACCGCAATGACAGCACCCACACGCAAGGGCATCATCCTCGCCGGCGGCTCCGGCACCCGGCTGCACCCGGCCACGCTGGCGATCAGCAAGCAGCTGCTGCCGGTGTACGACAAGCCCATGGTCTACTACCCGCTCAGCACCCTGATGCTCGCGGGCATCCGCGACATCCTCCTCATCAGCACGCCGCAGGACACGCCGCGCTTCGAGCAACTGCTGGGCGACGGCGGCCAGTGGGGCGTGAACCTGCAGTACGCCGTGCAGCCCAGCCCCGATGGGCTTGCGCAGGCCTTTCTGATCGGCGAGCGATTCCTGGCGGGCAGTCCCAGCGCCCTGGTGCTAGGCGACAACATTTTCTATGGGCATGACCTCCAGCCCCTGCTGCAGACCGCCAATGCCCGGACCAGCGGCGCCACCGTGTTCGCCTACCACGTCCAGGATCCGGAGCGCTACGGCGTGGTGGCCTTCGACGCGGCGGGCAAGGCCACCAGCATCGAGGAAAAGCCCCAGGCGCCGCAATCCAACTACGCGGTCACGGGCCTGTACTTCTACGACGGCCAGGTGGTCGACATCGCCAAGGCCGTCAAGCCCAGCGCCCGTGGCGAGCTGGAGATCACCAGCGTCAACCAGGCTTATCTGGAGCAGGGCAGGCTCACCGTGCAGACTATGGGCCGCGGCTACGCCTGGCTCGACACCGGCACGCACGAGAGCCTGCTCGACGCCAGCCAGTTCATCGCCACGCTGGAAAACCGCCAGGGCCTGAAAGTGGCCTGCCCGGAAGAGATCGCCTGGCGCAGCGGCTGGATCGACGCCGTCCAACTGGAAAAACTCGCCCAGCCCCTGGCCAAGAACCGCTACGGACAGTACTTGTTGCAACTGCTCCGCCACAAGGTGTTTTGATGAAAGCCACCCCTTTGGCCATTCCTGACGTGGTGTTGATCGAACCCAAGGTGTTCGGTGACGCGCGCGGCTTCTTCTTCGAGAGCTTCAACCAGAAGGCCTTCGACGAGGCCACCGGCACCAATTTCCAGTTCGTGCAGGACAACCACAGCCGCTCCGGCCGCGGCGTGCTGCGCGGCCTGCACTACCAGGTGCAGCAGCCCCAGGGCAAGCTCGTGCGCGTGGTGCGCGGCGCGGTGTGGGACGTGGCGGTGGACATCCGCAGAAACTCCCCCACCTTCGGACGCTGGGTGGGCGCGGAACTTTCCGAGGACAACCAGCGCCAGCTGTGGGTGCCGCCGGGCTTTGCGCACGGCTTCGTGGCGCTCAGCGAGTCGGCGGATTTCCTCTACAAGACCACCGACTATTACGCGCCGCAGCATGAGCGTTGCATCGCGTGGAACGATGCGCAGCTGGCCATCGCGTGGCCCTATGCGGGCGAGCCGGTGCTGTCCGCCAAGGATCAGGCGGGCAAGCCTCTGGCCGAGGCAGAGCTTTGCATGTGAGCGCGGCACCGGCGTCCGGCGGGCAGGCGGGCAGGGCGCTGAGGGTCGCCCTGCTCGGCACGCGCGGCATTCCCGCGGGCTATGGCGGCTTCGAGACCTTTGCGCAGCAGCTGGCCGTGCGCCTGGTGCGGCGCGGGCATCAGGTCACCGTGTATGCCGAGGCCGATCGGCAGGGCTTGCCCGACACCTGGTACGAAGGGGTGCGCATCAGGCACGTGCAGCGTCCGCGCTGGGGGGCGGCATCGGTCATCGGCTACGACTGCCGCTGCCTGCGCGATGCGCGCCAGGGCTACGACCTGCTGTACATGCTGGGCTATGGCGCGGCCTGGGCCTGCTGGTGGAACCGCAGAATCCTGGGGCAGAAGGTCTGGCTCAACGTCGATGGCCTGGAGTGGGCCCGCAGCAAATGGGGACACCTGGCACGGGTCTACTTGCGTGCCATGGAGTGGGTGTCGTCGCGTGCTCCCACGCGGGTGCTGGCGGATGCGCAGGCCATCGCCGACCGGTATGCCCGCCTCTATCCGCGGGGCGTTCCTTGCAGCTTCATCGCCTACGGCGCCGAGCTGCCCGCCGTTTCCTCCCGGGCAGCGCACGATCTGTCCCGCTGGAACCTGCGGACCGGGGAGTATGTCCTGGTCGTGGCGCGGCCCGAGCCCGAGAACCATGTGCTCGAAATCGTCGAAGGCCATGCCCGCTGGGGGGGGGACTGGCCGCTGGTGGTCGTCGGCGATGTCCGTCCCGTGACCCCGTACCAGAAGCGGTTGCTGGCGCTGGCCGGCGACAAGGTGCGCTTCATCGGCGGGGTGTACGACGCGGGTCTGTTGACGGGCTTGCGCATGGGGGCAGGCTGCCATGTGCACGGGCATTCGGTCGGGGGCACGAACCCCTCGCTGCTCGAGGCGCTTGCCTGCGGCAACGTGGTCGTTGCGCATGACAACCCCTTCAACCGCGAGGTGGCGCGAGATGCCGCGCATTATTTCCAGACGAGCCAGCAGCTGGCCGAGGCCCTGGAGCGGGTGCGTGCGCTAACTGCGTCCGCGCGGCAGGCCGTGGCCGCGCGCGCGCGCGGCATCGTGGCGCAGCACTACACCTGGGACTCGATCGCCGCGCAGTATGAGAATCTCATGCACGCCGAATGCGCGGGCATCGCCGCGGGAGCCTTGCATCGATGAGTGCGGCATCCTGCGTCCATGCCGTGGTGGTGTCCTACCGCAGCGATCCCCAGCGCCTGGCCCGGCAGTTTGACCGGCTGCTGGAGCAGGTGAGCGCCATCGTGTGGGTGGACAACGCGTCCGGGGACGGCCTTCGTGCGCTGGCGAGCCGCTGGCCTGCCGAGCGCCTGCATGCCATCTGGCTCGGCGACAACCAGGGCATTGGCGCGGCGCAGAACCGGGGCATGGAGCGTGCGCTGGCGCTCGGCGCCTCGCATGTGCTGTTGATGGATGACGACAGCCTGCCCGCGCCCGACATGGTGCCCCGCCTGCTGGCAGCGCTGGCCGCGCACCCCCAGGCCGCGGCCGTGGGGGCGTGCCACGTCGATCCGCGCCGCGAGACCGGGCGCACGCCCTTCAGCGTGGTGGCCGGGGGGCGGCTGCGCTGGCTGGAGTGTTCCGACGCCCGGCAGGTATGGGAAGTGGACCATGTGATCGCGTCCGGCTGCCTGATCCCCGCGCCCGTGCTGCAGGCGGTCGGCGGGATGCGGGAAGACTTCTTCATCGACTGGGTGGATACCGAATGGTGCCTGCGCGCCCGGGACAGGGGCTACCGGATCTATGGCGTGTGCGCGGCGCTGCTGGAACACACCCTGGGCGACAGGGTGGTGCGGGTGCTGGGGCGGGAAATCCCTTGGCATGCGCCGTGGCGGCATTACTATCAGGCCCGCAATTTCGTGCTCATGCTCCGCTCGCGCCAGATGGGCCATGTGTCCAAATCGCATATGACGTTCCGCCAGCTGAAGCGTTTCATCGTGTTCTCCACCTTGGTACCCGGACGCTGGCAATATTTCAAGATGTGGCTGCGCGGGCTTCTGCACGGCTGCCAGGGGCGCTCCGGGCCGGTGGTGCCTCCAGGGAGCAGGTGAATCTCCGATGAACAATGACGACATGAACGCACAGGAACCGCGCCAGAAGCTGGGAGAAATCCTGCTGGCCGGACAAAAGCTCTCGCGCAACGACCTCGAGCGCGCGCTGGAGGTGCAGCGCTCCATGGGCGGCCGCCTGGGCCGCCTGCTGCTCAGCCTCGGGCTGGTGTCCGAGGGCGACGTCTGCGCCGCGCTCGCGTACCAGGCGGGCCTGCCCCTGGTGCGCCAGGAAGCCTTCCCGCAGGACCGGCCCGAGCTGGGGCAGCTCAACACCAGCTTTCTGCTGTCCAACCACGTGCTTCCCCTGGGGCCGGTGGACGGCCAGGCGCCGCTGCCGGATTTCGTCGCGGCCGACCCGCAGGACCCGGCGATGCAGGCCGCGCTGCGCCTGGTGTTCGGCCAGGTGCCGGGGCTGGCCTTCGGGCTCGAATCGGAGATCGCGGCGCGGCTGCAGCAGTGGTTCGTGCAGGATGAGCTGCCACCCGAAGAGCAGGAGGGCCAGGCCTATGGCGCCTCCGAATTCATCGAGCACCTGCGCGACATGGCCTCCGAGGCCCCCATCATCCAGCGCGTCAACCAGATCCTCGCGCAGGCCGTGAGCGCCAAGGCGTCGGACATCCACATCGAGACCTACGAGGAAAAGTCGGTGGTGCGCATCCGTGTGGACGGCGAGATCTTTCCCATCGACGACATCGACAACAAGGACGCGCCGGCCATCGTCTCGCGCATCAAGATCCTGTCGCAGCTCGACATCGCCGAGCGGCGCATGCCCCAGGACGGACGCACCAAGATCCGCGTGCATGGCAAGGAAATGGACGTGCGCGTCTCCACCGTGCCCACGGCGTTCGGCGAATCGGTGGTGATGCGCCTGCTCGAGAAGAACTTCGACTTGCTGTCGCTGCAAAGCCTGCACTTCACGCCGCCCACGCTGGCCGCCATGCGCCAGCTGCTGGCCGTGCCGCACGGCATCCTGCTCGTGACCGGGCCCACGGGTTCGGGCAAATCCACTACGCTGTACGCGTCGATGCAGGAGCTGGAGGGCCAGAACCTCAAGATCCTCACCGTCGAAGACCCCGTGGAATACCGCCTGCCCTGGCTCAACCAGGTGCAGGTGCAGCCCCAGATCGGCCTGACCTTCGCCCAGGTGCTGCGCGCCTTCCTGCGTCAGGACCCCGACGTCATCATGATCGGCGAGATGCGCGACGGCGAGACTGCCGAAATCGCCGTGCAGGCCGCGCTCACCGGCCACCTGGTGCTGTCCACGCTGCACACCAACAGCGCCATGGGGGCCATCGTGCGCCTGATCAACATGGGGGTTGAGCCCTACCTCATCACCGCCTCGGTCGTCGGCGTGCTGGCCCAGCGCCTGGTGCGCCAGCTCTGCGGCGACTGCAAACAGCCGCTGTCCGCCGAGCAGGCACGCGTCGCCGCGGCGTCGCTGGGCGTCGCGCCCACGGGCGAGGCCACCCTGTACAAGCCCGTGGGCTGCGCCAACTGCCGCAACACCGGCTACCGGGGGCGCGTCGCCATCCACGAGCTGCTGCGGCTCACCGACGAGGTCAAGCAGCAGGTGCTCGAACGCGGTACGGCCGTGCATGGCGCGCAGGGCGCCTACGTTGGCGGGAACTTGCTGCAGGACGGCGCAACCAAGGTTTTTTCAGGCCTGACCACGGCCGAAGAAGTGCTGCGCGTCGCACGTCAACATGATTGAATTCCACTACGCCGGAACCCTCGCCGATGGCAAACCCTGCCAGGGCTCGATTCGCGCCAGCGATGCGCAAGCGGCGCGCCTGCGCCTGCTCGGCCAGGGCATCACGCCCGTGCGCTTGCAGGGCGGCGAGGCGGCCGCCTCGCCCGGGGGCGCGGGTGAACGGCCGGCCGTGCGGCTCAAGCGCAGCGACGTGCTGCTGTTCACCCGTGAAATGGCACACCTCAAGCAGGCCAACATGCCGCTGGACAAGGCCCTGGCCATGCTGCGCGAAACCGCAGGCAACGAACGCATCAAGGCCTTTCTCGCAAGCGTGCAGGAAGAGGTGCGCGGCGGCAAGTCCCTGTACCAGTCCCTGCAGCCTTTCGAGCGCGACCTGGGGCGCCAGTACCTGGTGCTCATCCGCGCGGGAGAGGCCTCGGGCTCGCTGCACACCATCCTGCAGGAGCTGACAACCCAGCTCGAGGCCGACGACAAGCTGCGCAACTACATCATCTCTTCCATGACCTACCCGGCCATCCTGCTGGTCGTGGCGGTGTTGTCCGTGATACTGCTGCTGGCCTTCGTGGTGCCGCAGTTCCGACAGATCTTCGACTCCATGGGCGACGCGCTGCCATACTCCACCCAGCTCGTGCTGCAGGCCAGCGACTTCGTGCGCGGCCACTGGATGGCGCTGCTGCTGGGCCTGGCCGTCACGGTCCTGCTGCTCTCGCGCTGGGCTGACACGGCGACGGGGCGCAGGAGGATCGACGCCGCCGTGCTCTCCCTCCCGCTCATGGGCAAGGTGCTGCGCAACCTGCAGTTCGCGCTGTACTTTCGCACCTTCGGCGTGCTGCTGCAGCGCGGCGTACCCCTGGTGGACGCACTGCGCATCGCCATCGACACCCTCACCAACCAAGCGCTGCGCCAGGACATGGAGCCGCTGGTGGCGGTGGTCAAGACCGGCCAGCGCCTGTCCTCGGGCCTGGATTCGCCGCATTTCGCGGGCACCAGCACGCCGCAGCTCATCCGCGTGGCGGAAGAAACCGGCCAACTGGGCAGCACGGTGCTGAGCCTGGCTGCGCGCTATGAAGACGAGGGCCGGCGCACCATGGGCCGCGTGCTTGCCACCATGGAGCCCCTCATCATCATCGTCCTGGGCGCTCTGGTCGCCTTCATCATCGTCGCCATCCTGGGCGGCGTACTGTCGATCAACGACACCATCTGAAAACTATCCCTCGAAGGAAGCATCCCATGCATTTCGCAACCACCCTCCGTACCCCGCTGCAGGCGCGCCGCGCACGCGGCTTCACCCTGATCGAGCTGCTCGTCGTCCTGGTCATCCTCACGCTGCTCGCTGGCCTCGTGGGCCCCAGGGTGCTCGACCAGCTCGGCGGCGCCAAAGCCAAGACGGCGCGCGTGCAGATCGGCGAGATGGAGCAGGCCGTCGACCTGTTCAAGCTCGACGTGGGCCGCTACCCCAACGACGCCGAAGGCCTGCGCGCCCTGGTCGAGCGTCCCGCCACGGTGCAAGGCTGGAACGGTCCCTATCTCAAGAAAGGCCTGCCCGTCGATCCCTGGGGCGCAGCCTACCAGTACAAATTCCCTGGCCGCCACGGCGGCCCCGACATCTTCTCCCTCGGTGCCGACGGCAAGCCCGGCGGCGAGAGCGATAACGCCGACATCTACAACTGACGTGCGGCCGCTGATCGTTGGGTGAGCGCATGCGCCTTCGAACGCCCCGGCCATGGGGCAGGCACCGGGGCTTCACGCTGCTGGAGTTGCTGGTCGTGCTGGTGCTCGCCGGCATCGCGGTGGCGGTGGTCGGCGGCAGCGCACAGGCCTACATGGAGCGCGCACGCTACCACCAGACCGTGCGCGACCTGGCTAGCCAACTCGGCCGCGCGCGTGCGCTGTGCGTGCAGCAGGGGCGCCAGATCGTCGTGTCCTACGCGCCGCAGAACCGTCAGCTGAGCATCGACGGTCAGTCCGTGCTCGATATTCCCGCATCGCTCTCCGTGCGCTGGGAGGGTCTGGCGCAGGCTCCGCAGCAGCAGAATGCGGCTGGCCAGCCGGTGTTCGTGTTCAACGCCGAGGGCGGTGCCCGGGGCGGGCAGATCCAGGTGTCGCGTGGTGCGCAGGGCGTGTTGTTCAGCGTCAACTGGTTGCTGGGCACCGTGCAGCAGACGGTGGTGGCGGCGCCATGAACACCAGGCGCGCGCGCGGCTTGCGCGGTTTCAGTCTGCTGGAGGCACTGGTGGCAATGGCCATTGCGTCGATCGCCTTTGCCGTGCTCTACCGCACGGTCGGGCAGAGCTCGCTCAACGCCACCACGGTCGAGTCGCGCGCCGAGGCCGCCCTGGTGGCGCGTTCGGTGCTTGCCTCCGCCACCTTTGCCGAAGACCTGGGGCAGCACCCCGAGGGGCAGTCGGGTCCATGGCAATGGTCGGTGCAGGTGCAACCGGAACAGGTGGCCGTGCATGCGCCGGGCGCGCGCCAGGCTCCGCCGCCGTTGCAGGCTGCGCGCGTGGAGCTCACCATCGCGCGCGACGGCCGCACCGTGCTGGCCTGGACCAGCTGGAAACCCTACCGCGCCGCGCCATGACCCGCCCTACGCCCTCACGCCAGCGCGGCTTCACCCTGCTGGAACTCCTGATCGCCCTGGCCGTGACCACCGCCGTGGTCGGCCTGGTGTTCGCGGGCTTTGGCGTCATTGGCCGCAGCCAGGAAAGCAGCCAGCAGCTCGTTGACCGCAGCGAACGCATGCTCCAGGTGGGCCAATGGCTGGGCCGCAAGTTCGACACCCTGCGACTGCTCAGCCATGGCCAGGATGGGCGATTCGTACTCTTCTTCAGCGGCAGCGCCGCTGGGGCCCTGTGGGTCTCGCCTCTGCCCGAACGCGGCGACGCCGGCGGCCTGTACGTGCTGCGCGCCTCGCCGCTGCGCCACGACGACGGGCGGGTGGACCTGGCAATCGAGGCGCTGCCCTATGACGGCGCCCTGATGGCGCTGGACTGGGCACGCGCCGAGCGCGAAATACTGCTGCCCGACGTGCGCACCCTGCAGTGGTACTACCAGGATGGCGCCACGGGACAGTGGCTCCAGCAATGGGACGCTGGCCGCGCCGGCTACCCTGTGCGCATCCGCCTGGCCCTGGGAGATGCCCGGGGCGACTGGCCCGAGCTGGTCTTTGCCTTGGCGAGGGCGCAATGAAGAGGTACGCAAGCGCCCAGCGTGGTGCAGCCCTGGTATTGGTGCTATGGCTCGTGGCCGCGCTCTCGCTGACCGTGCTCGCTGGAGCCCGCGGCATACGCCAGCAGACCCAGCGCGCCGCCTTCGACCTGGAGCGCCTGCGCATCGAACCCGTGCTCGACGCGGCGCGTCAGCTTGCCGTGCAAAGCCTGCTGAAGGAAGGCGGCCGGGCGCGCGGCTACCGCGCCTGGCAACTGCAGCTGGGGCCCTACGGCGTGGAGCTGGAGATCATTCCCTCGGGCGGGCTGGTGGACGTCAACGTCGCCAGCGACGCCCTGCTGCTGGCCCTGCTGCAAAAGGTCGGCGGCCTCACGCCCGGCGAGGCTGCCATCATGGCCTCGCGCATCCGGGACTACATCGACCCCGACGACCAGCCCGGCGGCATCGGCGGCGCCGAGGCGCCCCAGTACCGTGCCGCCGGCTGGCCCGTGCTGCCGCGCAACGGCCCCGTGGACGACCTCTCCGAACTGCGCATGGTGCTCGGAATGAGCCCGGAGCTGTATGAGATAATTTCGCCCTATTTGGGTATCAATGGGCAGCAACGCATCGAGATCGATGCCGCGCCTCCCGCGCTGATCGACGCGCTCACGGACCAGCCTGGTCTGGGGGCGCAGATCCAATCATCCCCCCCCGAAATGCGCGCCGGCGCCCTCCTGTCCGGTGCGGTGGCGCAGATCTTCGCCACGGCACGCGCGGGCGGTGGCACCGTCAAGGTGCGCGCCATGGTGCAGACCGATCAGGGGCACTGGTGGCAGCGCGAGGCATGGGTGGACCTGAGCACACGCCCCGACTCGTTGACGCCTTGGACCACGCTCTCGCTCGAGCCCACGCGCCGTATGAACCCGCCACCACAGGAAATCCATCCATGACCGCCAGGGAGCAGTTCAACCGCCGTCTGGAGGCGGTGTTCGACCGGCTCGCCTGGGGCTTCGGCGACGCCCGGCGCATGCTGGTCGAGCGCGGCCTGTGGCCAGCGGCTGCGCCCGTGCTCGCCGCACCCGATGGCGCGCGCTTTTGCGTCGCCGCTACCCGGCTGCGCCCGGCCGGCGGCAAGCGCAGACCCCAGGGCCTGCTCGTGCCCGAGGGTGACAGCCTGTGGGGCAGCCTGCAACTGCCCGACATGCCTCGGCGCCAGCTTGGCCCGGCCGTGCAGGAGGCACTGTGGCGCGTCAGTCCGCTGCCGCCCGACCAGATTTGGTGCGCCTGGCGCGCCACGCCCCAGGCTCAGGGTGGCTGGAGCGTCGAATGGGGTGCCTGCCGCCGCGACCAGCAGGGTGCGGCCCTGTCGCATCTCGGGCTACCCGCGGATGCCTCGCTTTACCTGGCCCGCGCCGGCCATGCCCTGCCCGTGCACGGCGCTGGATGGCCGGCGCAGCAAAGGCGCCAGCGCTGGTTCGATGCCCTGGCCCTGCTCGGGGTGTTGCTCCTGGCTGCTGCGCTGGCTGTGCCTGCGCTCATGCCCCTGGCGCTCAAGCGCCAGGCCGTTGTGCGTGCCGTGGAGCATGTGAACGAGCTGGAGCCCAAGGCCGCCCCGCTGCGTCCGCAGCTCGACGAACTGCGCCAGCAGGCCAGCGTGGCCGAGAGCCTGCGTCAGGCCGCGGCCAGCGCCGACCTGCCCCTGGCCAGCGTCATCGAGGCGTTGTCCGAGGCGCTGCCCGACGACAGCTGGCTCGAGCGCGTCGAAATCAGCGGCAACGACATCCGCATCACCGGGGTCGCGGGCAACGCCGG
This region of Alicycliphilus denitrificans K601 genomic DNA includes:
- a CDS encoding PilN domain-containing protein, producing MTAREQFNRRLEAVFDRLAWGFGDARRMLVERGLWPAAAPVLAAPDGARFCVAATRLRPAGGKRRPQGLLVPEGDSLWGSLQLPDMPRRQLGPAVQEALWRVSPLPPDQIWCAWRATPQAQGGWSVEWGACRRDQQGAALSHLGLPADASLYLARAGHALPVHGAGWPAQQRRQRWFDALALLGVLLLAAALAVPALMPLALKRQAVVRAVEHVNELEPKAAPLRPQLDELRQQASVAESLRQAAASADLPLASVIEALSEALPDDSWLERVEISGNDIRITGVAGNAGDLAARLGRHGGFVEVRASAASVRDNALGKERFTFEMRWRPPQAEGGKP
- a CDS encoding prepilin-type N-terminal cleavage/methylation domain-containing protein, which encodes MTRPTPSRQRGFTLLELLIALAVTTAVVGLVFAGFGVIGRSQESSQQLVDRSERMLQVGQWLGRKFDTLRLLSHGQDGRFVLFFSGSAAGALWVSPLPERGDAGGLYVLRASPLRHDDGRVDLAIEALPYDGALMALDWARAEREILLPDVRTLQWYYQDGATGQWLQQWDAGRAGYPVRIRLALGDARGDWPELVFALARAQ
- a CDS encoding type IV pilus modification PilV family protein produces the protein MNTRRARGLRGFSLLEALVAMAIASIAFAVLYRTVGQSSLNATTVESRAEAALVARSVLASATFAEDLGQHPEGQSGPWQWSVQVQPEQVAVHAPGARQAPPPLQAARVELTIARDGRTVLAWTSWKPYRAAP
- a CDS encoding general secretion pathway protein GspK — translated: MKRYASAQRGAALVLVLWLVAALSLTVLAGARGIRQQTQRAAFDLERLRIEPVLDAARQLAVQSLLKEGGRARGYRAWQLQLGPYGVELEIIPSGGLVDVNVASDALLLALLQKVGGLTPGEAAIMASRIRDYIDPDDQPGGIGGAEAPQYRAAGWPVLPRNGPVDDLSELRMVLGMSPELYEIISPYLGINGQQRIEIDAAPPALIDALTDQPGLGAQIQSSPPEMRAGALLSGAVAQIFATARAGGGTVKVRAMVQTDQGHWWQREAWVDLSTRPDSLTPWTTLSLEPTRRMNPPPQEIHP